DNA from Candidatus Methylomirabilota bacterium:
GTGATGGCGTCCTTCACCGTCGAGGACTTCTCGCTGAAGCGCCTGACGCGGCTCAAGCCCGCCGACATCGCCGAGCGCTACGCCGCCTTCCACGACCTGATCCGGCTCGAGCAATGAATCGCCCCATGCAGAACGCAGCCACCACGCACCTCTCTCAGGGCACGTCCCGAGTGCCACCGGGCTCGCGGACCCCGCTCCAATGACCCAGGCGAAGTACGCGAAGCTGCTCGACGTCCTCCGCGGACTGGACGGCGTGGTCGTGGCCTTCTCGGGCGGCGTGGACTCGACGCTCCTCGCCCGGGCGGCGAAGGACGCGCTCGGCGATCGGGCGCTCCTGGTGACGGCGGACTCGGAGACCTATCCCGCGAGCGAGCTCGCCGAGGCGCGGCGGTTCGGGGAGCTCCTGGGGATGCGTCACCTCGTCGTGAAGACCGAGGAGCTGCAGAACCCGGACTACGCGAAGAACCCGGCCAACCGGTGCTTCTTCTGCAAGGAGGAGCTCTTCGCGAAGCTCGCGCCGATCGCCGCGCGCGAGGGCGTGACGACGCTCGTGTACGGCGCCAACATGGACGATCTCGGCGACCACCGGCCGGGGATGAAGGCGGCGCAGCAGGCGGGCGTCCGCGCGCCCCTGATCGAGGCCGAGCTGTGGAAGGCAGAGATCCGGGAGCTCTCGCGCGGGCTCGGCCTGCCCACGTGGGACAAGCCCTCGTTCGCGTGCCTCTCGTCGCGCTTCCAGTATGGCGACCGGATCACGCCCGAGAAGCTCAGGCAGGTGGACGCGGCCGAGGAGTTCGTGCGCTCGCTCGGCTTCCGCCAGTTCCGCGTCCGCCACCACGACCGGCTGGCGCGCCTCGAGCTCGCGAAGGCTGAGCTGGCGCGACTCTGGCAGGACGGGCGCGACGAGGCGATCGTGAAGCGCTTCCGCGAGCTCGGGTACCTCTACGTGGCCGTGGACCTCGCGGGGTTCCAGTCGGGGAGCGCGAATCTGCTCCTGGCCCTCGGCAGGAAGGCGGGCGGTGGATAGGGAGGCGATCCGGAAGCTCCTCGAGGACGTCCAGGCCGGCCGCCTCGACGTGCCGTCGGCGGTGGCGCGCCTGCGCAGCCTGCCCTACGAGGACCTGCGCTTTGCCAAGGTGGACCATCACCGCGCCCTTCGCGGCGGCGCCGCCGAAGCGGTGTTCTGCCCGGGGAAGACGCCGGAGCAGGTGGTCGCGATCCTCACGCGCCTGGCCCAGTACCACGCCAACGTCCTCGCCACCCGCGCCGACGCGGCGGTCGCCGCCGCCGTCGCCGCGGCGGGCCTCCCGCACGCCTGGCACGCCGACGCGCGGCTCGTGGTCGTGCGCCCGGAGCCCGTCGCGGGCGTGGGGCTCGTCGTGATCGCGGCCGCGGGGACGGCGGACCTCCCGGTCGCCGAGGAGGCGGCGCTCGTCGCCGAGGCGCTCGGCAACCGCGTCGAGCGCGTGTACGACTGCGGCGTGGCGGGCCTCCACCGGCTAATCGACTACTACGACCT
Protein-coding regions in this window:
- the larE gene encoding ATP-dependent sacrificial sulfur transferase LarE; translation: MTQAKYAKLLDVLRGLDGVVVAFSGGVDSTLLARAAKDALGDRALLVTADSETYPASELAEARRFGELLGMRHLVVKTEELQNPDYAKNPANRCFFCKEELFAKLAPIAAREGVTTLVYGANMDDLGDHRPGMKAAQQAGVRAPLIEAELWKAEIRELSRGLGLPTWDKPSFACLSSRFQYGDRITPEKLRQVDAAEEFVRSLGFRQFRVRHHDRLARLELAKAELARLWQDGRDEAIVKRFRELGYLYVAVDLAGFQSGSANLLLALGRKAGGG
- the larB gene encoding nickel pincer cofactor biosynthesis protein LarB, translating into MDREAIRKLLEDVQAGRLDVPSAVARLRSLPYEDLRFAKVDHHRALRGGAAEAVFCPGKTPEQVVAILTRLAQYHANVLATRADAAVAAAVAAAGLPHAWHADARLVVVRPEPVAGVGLVVIAAAGTADLPVAEEAALVAEALGNRVERVYDCGVAGLHRLIDYYDLLAEANAIVAVAGMEGALPSVIGGLVDRPVIAVPTSVGYGASLGGIAALLAMLNSCAPGVSVVNIDNGYGAAHQASQINQLVAKIR